In the genome of Pseudanabaena mucicola str. Chao 1806, the window AGTGCCCAGAATGTTACATCTGTATCTCAACTTACAGATGTGAAACCTACCGATTGGGCATTTACCGCTTTACAATCTCTAGTGGAAAGATACGGCTGTATTGCTGGTTATCCTGATCGTACTTTTCGCGGTAAGCAAGCCACATCTCGTTATGAGTTTGCCGCAGGGCTGAATGCTTGTCTAGATAAAGTCAATGAAATTATTGCTGCTGGTTTAGCTGACAAAGTTAGCAAGGATGATCTAGCAGCTATTAAAAAACTTCAAGAAGAATTTGCTGCTGAACTTGCGACTTTGAGAGGTCGAGTTGATGCTCTTGATGCCAAAGTAACCAAACTAGAAGCTCAGCAATTCTCAACAACCACTAAACTCAATGCCACAGTAATTTTTGCCCTTGCTGATACCTTTGGTGGTGTAGGAACAGGAACTAACGCTCAAAATCCTCAAAGAACTACTGATGCGACTAACCTCAATTTCTCCTATCGGGCAAGATTGAACTTTGACACCAGCTTTACAGGGAAAGATTTGCTGCGTACCCGTTTACAAGCAGGTAACAATCCAAACTTGGGTAATGCAACTAATACCCAAATGGCACGTCTAGCTTTTGCTCAACTTACTAATCCTAGCAACTCATTTGAAATTGATAAGTTCTACTACAGATTCCCAATTGGCAATAGCGCGACTGCTTATGCTGGTGTCAGCAAATTAGATCCAGATGATATCGCCGATTCTCTCAATCCATATTATGAGAGTAGTGACAAAGGTGCTTTATCAAGATTTGGTCGTTACGATCCATTGATTTTCCGTGGTCCTTCAGGAGCAGGTATTGGTTTCTCCTATAAAGTTGCGCCAGAATTTACAGTCGCAGCCAGCTATCTAGCTAATTCTGAAACTGCCTCTAATGCGACTGGACAGGCTGGTTTATTTGGTGGAGGCTATATCGCTAACATTCAGGCGGTTTATGCTCCAACCTCAAATTTGAAATTTGGATTGGCATATGCCCGTAGTTTTGAACCTGGAAGTAACGTCAATTTTGCTCAAAACACT includes:
- a CDS encoding iron uptake porin; protein product: MIYKNTVTNPLVAASVLLAVFNIGHANAVELKSSSTSQNASSAANILQKIENDTLVETPTLESDKSAQNVTSVSQLTDVKPTDWAFTALQSLVERYGCIAGYPDRTFRGKQATSRYEFAAGLNACLDKVNEIIAAGLADKVSKDDLAAIKKLQEEFAAELATLRGRVDALDAKVTKLEAQQFSTTTKLNATVIFALADTFGGVGTGTNAQNPQRTTDATNLNFSYRARLNFDTSFTGKDLLRTRLQAGNNPNLGNATNTQMARLAFAQLTNPSNSFEIDKFYYRFPIGNSATAYAGVSKLDPDDIADSLNPYYESSDKGALSRFGRYDPLIFRGPSGAGIGFSYKVAPEFTVAASYLANSETASNATGQAGLFGGGYIANIQAVYAPTSNLKFGLAYARSFEPGSNVNFAQNTGSNFGNRPFGTGTNNSGTGFDTSADRYGAQFNWQASKSFNLGGWVSFANARQESGAGVGNTANLFNWGVTLAFPDLFATGNTGGIIFGQPPKVTSNSNAARIDPDTSYILELQYNFRVSKNISITPGIFAVFNPNQNALNPTTWVATVRTLFSF